CCGGCTGGGGGCCGGCACCCGCACCGGACACCGCCGAGGAAACCGTGCCCGCGTGAGAACCCCGAACACCATCAGCAGCTACGGTCCTCGCCGCAGTCACCTCACCCACCGCGCCCCTCTCGCCCTCCTCACCGCCTTCGCCCTCACCGCCACCGTCGACCTCACCTCCCTGGCCGTCGGCTTCCACGGCGGCCACACCGTCGCCAAGCCCCTCCTGATGCCGCTGCTCGCCGCCTGGGCGGCCACCCGGGGCGCACCGCGCCTCCTCGTCGCGGCGCTCCTGTGCGGCTGGGGCGGTGACGTCCTGCTGCTGTCGGACGCGGACCCGGCCTTCCTCGCGGGCATGGCCTCCTTCGCCGCGGGACACGTCTGCTATCTCGCCCTCTTCGCCCGTCATGGCACACCACGCGCGCGAGCGGCCCTCCTGGCCCCGGCCTACGGCGTGGCCCTCGGCGCCACAGTCACCCTGCTGTGGCCGGACCTGCCGGCCGACCTCCGCGTCCCCGTCGCCGGCTACAGCACCCTGCTCGTGGCCATGGCCTGCACCGCCGCCCTCCGCCTCGGCCCCGTCGCCGGAGCGGGCGGCGCCCTCTTCCTGCTCTCGGACACCCTCATCGCCACCGGCGTCGCCGACTGGCCCCAGCTGCCCCGACCCGACCTGTGGATCATACTCACCTACATCGCCGCCCAGTTCCTGCTGGCCAGCGGCACCCTGCGAGCCCCTGAAGCGCGCCCGGGGCCGATGGCGACGTACGGTGAGGTGCGCTCGACCACCCCCTGAGCGCCGTCACGCCCTCGCACGAGAAGGACCCTCGCCATGCGCGCCACCACCATCCACGCCCCGTACGACATGCGCGTGGAGGACGTCCCCGAGCCGGTGGTGCAGCTGCCCACCGACGCCGTGCTGCGGGTGCTGCGCGCCTGCATCTGCGGCAGCGACCTGTGGGCCTACCGCGGCGAGGCGGCCCGGCAGCCGGGACAGCGGATCGGACACGAGTTCCTCGGCGTGGTCGAGGAGACCGGCTCCGAAGTCGCCACCGTCAAGCGCGGTGACCTCGTCGTCGCGCCCTTCATGTGGTCCGACGGCGTCTGCGACTACTGCCGAGAGGGCCTGACCACCTCCTGCGAGCACGGCGGCTTCTGGGGCTCCGTCGGCTACGACGGCGGCCAGGGCGAGGCCGTACGCGTGCCTTACGCCGACGGCACCCTCGTACGGCTGCCCAAGGAGGCGGCCTCCGACGGCCGTCTGCTGTCCTCCCTGCTGACCCTGTCCGACGTCCTGGGCACGGGTCACCACGCGGCCCTCGGCGCGGGAGCCCGCCCGGGCGCCACGGTCGCCGTCGTCGGCGACGGAGCCGTCGGTCTGTGCGCGGTGCTCGCCGCCAAGCGGCTCGGCGCGGAACGGATCATCGCCCTCGGCCGCCACCAGGTCCGCACCGACATCGCCCGGCGCTTCGGCGCCACCGACGTCGTCGCCGAGCGCGGGGACGCCGCCGTCGAGGCCGTACGCGAACTCACCCGCGGCCAGGGCGCGCACGCCGTCGTCGAGGCCGTCGGCACCGAACAGTCCATGCGTACGGCGGTCAACATCACCCGTGACGGCGGCGCCATCGGCTTCGTCGGCGTGCCCCACGGCAGCGGCACCGGCGTCGACCTCGGCGTCATGTTCGACCGGAACATCGCGCTGCGCGGCGGTGTGGCGCCGGTCCGCGCCTACATCCCCGAGCTGCTGCCCGACGTCCTGGACGGCACCGTGGACGCCTCGCCGGTCTTCGACATGACCGTCGACCTGGAGGGCGTCCCCGACGGCTACAAGGCCATGGACGAGCGCACCGCCCTGAAGGTCCTCGTCACCAACTAGCGGTCACCGGCTGCTCGGTGTCGCATCGGTTGCCCGGTTCCGCACCGACCAGCCGGCGCTCGGTTCCGCACCGACCAGCGGGCTCACCACCGCATCGACCAGCCGCCGCTCACCATCTGATCGGCAGCGGCAACGCCGTCAGCAGACCCGACACCACGACCACCAGCCCCAGCGCGGCGACCTCCACGCGCGCGGGGACGCAGGCCGCCAGTGGGTCGGGGGCGCGGCGCAACCGCAGCCGGGCGCACAGCGCGAGCGCCGCGACGACCACGACGAGGAGCACCTTGGCGAGCAGGGTGCGCCCGTAGGCGGTGTCGGTCAGCTGTGTCAGGACCGTGCCGGACGGCATCCGGCGCAGCGAGCTCCACACCCCGGTCGCGGTCACGCCGGCGAGCAGAACGGCTGCCACGCGCGCGTAGCGCCCGAACAGCGCCACACCCTGCTCCACAGGGCCCCAGCGGCGCAGTGTCCGCAGCACATGCAGCAGTCCACCCGCCCACAGCGCGGCGCAGACCAGGTGAACCAGCGTCAGCCCGGAGCCCACCAGCGCGGTGTGCTCGGCCGGGGGATGCGCGCGCAGCGCCTCCGCCACGACCACGGCGCCCAGGGGCCACACCTGGACGGCGGGCCGTGCCGAGCGGGCGCACAGCCCGGCCACCAGGAACGCGTTGACCTCCAGCAGGGCCAGCTTGCCGTCGCGCGAGGCGTACAGGCCGCCGACGTCGATCTGGGCGAGGCTGTGCGGCACGCGGTTGCCGGTCGCGACGACCGCGGCGAGGCCCAGCGCGGCGACGGCACCGGCGGCGGCGTAAGAGGCCCAGGAACGCGGGCCGTTCGGGGGAGCGCCCGGTACCGAGCGGGCGAGCCGGCGCACGAGCAACTCGCCCAGCGGCACGCACAGCGCCCCGAACAGGACCGCTCGCAGGAGGGCCACCCCGGCGGTACCGGGCGCGGCGGCCTCCCCGGTTTCGTGCAGCGCGGCGGACGGGCCCAACAGGGGTATCGCCACGGCCAGGGTCGCCAGCACGAGGACGGCGGCCGCGCGGCCGACGCCGGGGCGCCGCGCGGGCCCGCTCGCGTCAGCCGTCTCGGCGGTGGGTCTGGTCAGGGTCACCTGACGATCCTGACCAGAACGGACAGAACGGGCAACCGAAAGGAAACAAGTGGGAGTGCGGCATTCCGTGCACCGGTAGGTTCCCGGTCCCGCCGTCCACTCGGCCGGGCTCAGCCCCAGCGCGCCGCATCCGTGCCCCACGGCACCGGCGGCCGGTCCCAGTCCACCGGGCCGCCCTCGAAGGACACCGGCGACAGCGCGTACCGCAGCCGCCCCAGCGCACTGTCCGTCTCCGAGAGCCAGGGCTCAGGACCGTCGTAGGGCGCGCACTCGGCGTCGCCTGTCACGGCCTCGCCCGTCGCCCGTTCGCCCGTCACCGGTTTGTTCGGCACCGGCGACCCGACCTCCTCACCACCCACCCCCTCCATCAGCCAAAGAGCCGTCCGCGCCAGGGCCAGCCGCACGAACCGGCTTCCACCCTCCCGCGCCTGCTCGTTCAGCGCCCGCAGCACGGCCGCCGCCAGCAGATAGCCGGTCCCGTGGTCGAGAGCCTGTGCGGGCAGCGCACCCGGGCGTTGTGCCGAACCCTCCAGTACGGCGATCCCCGTGGCCGCCTGCACGAGGCTGTCGAAGCCCCGCCGCTCGGCCCAGGGTCCGTACGTGCCCCACGCCGACAACTGCGCCACGACCATGCCGGGTCGCCGCTCCGCCAGCGCCTCGGGGGACAGTCCGAACCGGTCCAGGGCGCCCGGCCGGTACCCGGTCACGACCACGTCCGCCGCCCCGAGCAGCTCCTCGAAGGTCCGTCGGTCGGTGGCCAGGTCGAGGGTCGCCGACCGCTTGCCGAAGCCCGTGTCGGCGTGCTGGTCGGGCAGTTCGGGAAGGTGCGGCGCGTCCACGCGCAGCACCTCCGCGCCGAGCAGGGCGAGCGTGCGGGTGGCGACCGGACCCGCGAGGACCCGCGTCAGGTCCAGGACCCGCAGACCGGCGGCCGGCAGCAGGGGAGAGGTGTCGACCGGCGCGAACGCACGCGCGCGTGCCGCGTCCAGCCGCCCCCGCTCGACCAGGGGCCGCTTTGCCACCTCGACCGCCTGCGGATGCGCGGCCCACTCCTCCGGAGAACGCAGGGCGACAGCGAGGCCGCCGGCCGCGTACACGGCTTCCTCGACGTCCAGAGCGGTCCGCTCGACGAGTGCCGCCTCCACGGCCGTCACGTCGTCCGGCACTCCCAGCGCGTCCAGGAGCCGCACGCGGTGATGCGGATAGTTGGCGTGGGTCCGCACCCACCCGTCCGCCGTCCGCCAGAACCGGGACAGCGGGGCGAAGTTGACCGGGGCGCGACCGTCGATCAACAGATGACGCTCGCTCAGGAAGGCGGCGGCGACCGCTCCGTCGTCCACCCGCACAGTCGGCATCTCGGCGAGGCCGGCCCGCAGCGACCCCAGTTGGGCGGCGGCCAGCGCGCACTCGCCCACACAGGCCCGCGCCAGCTCCTGGACGGGAAGGCGCCCCGGAAGAGCGCCCTCCCGCACCACAAACTTGATTCCAGTCATGACTGCACTATGCAGTATTGACGGAATCAATATATGGACCGACCTTGATCGGTCCGTACTTCTACTTCGTCACCGCGTCCAGCGCGTCCACCGTGCCCCAGCCGTAGAAGCCGTTGCGGTTCTTCGACCCCTCGCACACCGCGTCGACCTTGCCGTCGCCGTTGATGTCGTACGGGTCCGTGCACGCCGTGGCGTCGGCCTCCGCGTACAGCAGCGCCTTCACCAGGGCCGGCGGGGCGTACGGGTGCGTCGACTTGATCAGGGCGGCCACGGCCGCGACGTGCGGCGACGCCATCGACGTACCGGCCATGTAGCCCCACTTGCCGCCGGGCAGCGTGCCCAGGATCAGACCGCTGGTCGCGGGGGGCGCGGGCGTCTGGTAGGCCGTCGAGTCACCGCCGGGCGCGGCCACGTCGATGACCCCGAGACCGTAGTTCGAGAAGGACGACTTGATGCCCTTCGCGCCGGTCGCCGCGAC
Above is a window of Streptomyces griseorubiginosus DNA encoding:
- a CDS encoding zinc-dependent alcohol dehydrogenase family protein is translated as MRATTIHAPYDMRVEDVPEPVVQLPTDAVLRVLRACICGSDLWAYRGEAARQPGQRIGHEFLGVVEETGSEVATVKRGDLVVAPFMWSDGVCDYCREGLTTSCEHGGFWGSVGYDGGQGEAVRVPYADGTLVRLPKEAASDGRLLSSLLTLSDVLGTGHHAALGAGARPGATVAVVGDGAVGLCAVLAAKRLGAERIIALGRHQVRTDIARRFGATDVVAERGDAAVEAVRELTRGQGAHAVVEAVGTEQSMRTAVNITRDGGAIGFVGVPHGSGTGVDLGVMFDRNIALRGGVAPVRAYIPELLPDVLDGTVDASPVFDMTVDLEGVPDGYKAMDERTALKVLVTN
- a CDS encoding CoA transferase encodes the protein MTGIKFVVREGALPGRLPVQELARACVGECALAAAQLGSLRAGLAEMPTVRVDDGAVAAAFLSERHLLIDGRAPVNFAPLSRFWRTADGWVRTHANYPHHRVRLLDALGVPDDVTAVEAALVERTALDVEEAVYAAGGLAVALRSPEEWAAHPQAVEVAKRPLVERGRLDAARARAFAPVDTSPLLPAAGLRVLDLTRVLAGPVATRTLALLGAEVLRVDAPHLPELPDQHADTGFGKRSATLDLATDRRTFEELLGAADVVVTGYRPGALDRFGLSPEALAERRPGMVVAQLSAWGTYGPWAERRGFDSLVQAATGIAVLEGSAQRPGALPAQALDHGTGYLLAAAVLRALNEQAREGGSRFVRLALARTALWLMEGVGGEEVGSPVPNKPVTGERATGEAVTGDAECAPYDGPEPWLSETDSALGRLRYALSPVSFEGGPVDWDRPPVPWGTDAARWG
- a CDS encoding CopD family protein, which produces MTLTRPTAETADASGPARRPGVGRAAAVLVLATLAVAIPLLGPSAALHETGEAAAPGTAGVALLRAVLFGALCVPLGELLVRRLARSVPGAPPNGPRSWASYAAAGAVAALGLAAVVATGNRVPHSLAQIDVGGLYASRDGKLALLEVNAFLVAGLCARSARPAVQVWPLGAVVVAEALRAHPPAEHTALVGSGLTLVHLVCAALWAGGLLHVLRTLRRWGPVEQGVALFGRYARVAAVLLAGVTATGVWSSLRRMPSGTVLTQLTDTAYGRTLLAKVLLVVVVAALALCARLRLRRAPDPLAACVPARVEVAALGLVVVVSGLLTALPLPIRW
- a CDS encoding lysoplasmalogenase, producing MSSYGPRRSHLTHRAPLALLTAFALTATVDLTSLAVGFHGGHTVAKPLLMPLLAAWAATRGAPRLLVAALLCGWGGDVLLLSDADPAFLAGMASFAAGHVCYLALFARHGTPRARAALLAPAYGVALGATVTLLWPDLPADLRVPVAGYSTLLVAMACTAALRLGPVAGAGGALFLLSDTLIATGVADWPQLPRPDLWIILTYIAAQFLLASGTLRAPEARPGPMATYGEVRSTTP